CAGAAGGACTCAATTCAAGTATGTAAAGAAAAGCGGAAGCGACCGTTTAGCGACGAAGGTGAAAAAGGAACGTCAACTAAGAACAGTCACGTCCTGTGACTAACGTTGACGCTAGCACATCGTGTGCGTCGGAGTCGCTGGGCGCTGGAGCTAGACAATAAGAAAAGCGGAAGCGACCGTTTAGTGACGAAGGCATGAGGAACGGGAGCAAATCTTGGTGCTAGATCACCTTTGAAATTGAATTAGAAAAACACGGTTAATAAAACCGTGCTTCCCTTGATCTATTTCGGTTGTTTTTTTACCCATCCCAATAGCATTTCACGAACAAACTTACTTGCAGCAATTTGAGTTTGTTCAGAGTGATCATAAGCAGGAGCAACTTCAACTAAATCGCAGCCGATAATCTGAACCTCTGAGTTTGAAATAGCGGTAATTGCCTCCAGTAATTCCTTCGAAGTAATGCCACCCGCTTCAGCGGTTCCTGTACCAGGTGCATGAGCTGGATCTAGAACATCGATATCAATTGTTATATAGACCTTTCTTCCAGCAAGCTCTGGTAACACTTTCTTTAAGGGCTCTGCTACGTCAAATTTAGACATGTGCATACCTGATTTCTTAGCAAATTCAAACTCTTCCTGTGTACCCGAACGAATGCCAAAAGAATAAACGTTTTCCGCCCCTAATAAATCGCACGCTTTACGAATCGGAGTTGAATGTGACAAAGGCTCCCCTTCATAATCCTCTCTTAAATCAGCATGGGCATCAATATGGATAACGGCCATATCGGGATATTTTTCAACCATTGCTTTAAAAATCGGTAACGATACAAGATGTTCCCCGCCAAGACCTATCGGAAATTTTCCTTTTTCTAATAGACTTGTAACGTATTCTTTAATCATGTCCAAGCTTCTT
This portion of the Bacillus carboniphilus genome encodes:
- the speB gene encoding agmatinase → MKFDEAYSGNVFIKSHPNFEESEAVIYGMPMDWTVSFRPGSRFGPARIREVSLGLEEYSPYIDRHLEEVKYFDAGDIPLPFGNPQRSLDMIKEYVTSLLEKGKFPIGLGGEHLVSLPIFKAMVEKYPDMAVIHIDAHADLREDYEGEPLSHSTPIRKACDLLGAENVYSFGIRSGTQEEFEFAKKSGMHMSKFDVAEPLKKVLPELAGRKVYITIDIDVLDPAHAPGTGTAEAGGITSKELLEAITAISNSEVQIIGCDLVEVAPAYDHSEQTQIAASKFVREMLLGWVKKQPK